The following are encoded in a window of Planctomycetia bacterium genomic DNA:
- a CDS encoding transposase, with amino-acid sequence LARRNTEHGSGLGIYRWVIERSISWLHQFRRLRVRYERRDDIHEAFMILGCIVICGYFL; translated from the coding sequence CTCGCTCGACGCAACACCGAACATGGAAGTGGGTTGGGAATTTACCGCTGGGTCATTGAGCGATCCATCAGTTGGCTACATCAATTTCGACGCTTACGGGTTCGCTATGAACGACGCGATGACATCCACGAAGCGTTCATGATACTCGGGTGCATCGTCATCTGCGGCTACTTCCTCTAA